A stretch of the Papaver somniferum cultivar HN1 chromosome 6, ASM357369v1, whole genome shotgun sequence genome encodes the following:
- the LOC113286558 gene encoding agglutinin-2-like produces MIAVKPIYVFRLLDRTESYGDGITFFLFRDTSSDPPPSSSDGGGLALFSTGKPENTSESNTVAVEFDTFKNAWDPSADHVGINVNSIVSVANVSLEKDSLKDGRTANAWVTYNGTTKNLSVFLTYDNNPVFREQNPILFHIVDLSKVLPRKIIVGFSASMGSGVEIHKILSGNLIPRLMALMHAKGDSNLPNRAPDYSGRRRNFWLGEGFNNLKQDKITKATR; encoded by the exons ATGATAGCAGTAAAGCCCATTTATGTATTCCGG CTCTTGGATCGCACCGAGTCATATGGTGACGGCATCACTTTCTTTCTATTCCGCGACACATCTTCCGATCCTCCTCCAAGTTCTTCTGATGGTGGAGGTCTTGCACTGTTCAGCACCGGTAAACCAGAAAATACGTCGGAAAGCAATACAGTTGCGGTTGAGTTTGACACCTTCAAGAACGCATGGGATCCAAGTGCAGATCATGTCGGTATTAACGTTAACTCGATTGTATCCGTGGCGAACGTGTCGTTAGAAAAGGATAGTTTGAAGGATGGAAGAACTGCTAATGCTTGGGTAACTTACAATGGCACTACAAAAAACCTAAGTGTTTTTCTAACTTATGATAATAATCCGGTTTTCAGAGAGCAAAATCCTATTTTGTTTCACATTGTTGATCTAAGCAAGGTTCTACCCAGGAAGATTATTGTTGGATTTTCAGCTTCCATGGGAAGCGGAGTGGAAATCCATAAAATCCTTTCTGGCAATTTAATTCCACGTTTGATGGCGCTGATGCACGCAAAAGGAGATTCAAACTTACCCAATAGAGCTCCAGACTACAGTGGAAGACGAAGAAATTTCTGGCTGGGTGAAGGTTTCAATAACCTAAAACAAGACAAGATAACCAAAgcaacaagataa